A single window of Populus nigra chromosome 17, ddPopNigr1.1, whole genome shotgun sequence DNA harbors:
- the LOC133676734 gene encoding B3 domain-containing protein At2g36080-like, which yields MSINHFSTDLQRTLSWWAQQRESIMEPNPNTSSSRPNKPPNSSWPPHLHHHDHHHSWLNHFSPQEPSSMFPPQNPNLSFNLNEEDDEEEDHEQQQEEAQREHEQEGLVLDKEPMFEKPLTPSDVGKLNRLVIPKQHAEKYFPLSGDSVDKGLLLSFEDESGKYWRFRYSYWNSSQSYVLTKGWSRYVKEKQLDAGDAVLFERHRTDGDRLFIGWRRRGDMSSSSSANNSGVMVQGSGGGAWRRGLYSSPSSSGPYHLSGSNMQHGHGANVSATTVPFQSDCLHAVSAAQNQTAQPGNSRRLRLFGVNLECQLDEAEPSTPDGSSLSSLQGPVHQQFYSQPAYSSNTTHSQMGSTFSRDVKQMRNRRG from the exons ATGTCTATAAACCATTTCTCCACAGACCTTCAGCGAACACTCAGCTGGTGGGCACAGCAACGAGAATCCATCATGGAACCAAACCCAAACACTTCTTCTTCTAGACCAAACAAACCCCCGAATTCTTCTTGGCCTCCCCATCTCCACCATCACGATCACCATCACTCCTGGCTTAACCATTTCAGTCCTCAAGAACCCTCCTCCATGTTCCCTCCTCAAAACCCAAATCTCAGTTTCAATCTCaacgaagaagatgatgaagaagaagaccatgagcaacaacaagaagaagcaCAACGGGAACACGAACAAGAAGGGCTAGTACTAGATAAAGAGCCCATGTTTGAGAAACCCTTAACACCAAGTGATGTAGGAAAGCTAAACCGTCTAGTAATACCAAAACAACATGCGGAGAAGTACTTTCCACTTAGTGGTGACTCAGTGGATAAAGGGTTGTTACTGAGTTTCGAAGACGAGTCAGGCAAATATTGGAGGTTTAGGTACTCATATTGGAACAGTAGTCAAAGCTATGTATTGACTAAAGGGTGGAGTAGGTATGTGAAAGAAAAACAACTCGATGCAGGTGATGCCGTTTTGTTTGAACGGCACCGAACGGATGGTGACAGATTGTTCATAGGGTGGAGGAGGAGAGGTGATATGAGTAGCAGTAGTAGTGCTAATAATAGTGGGGTGATGGTGCAGGGTAGTGGCGGTGGGGCGTGGAGAAGAGGATTATATTCTTCTCCATCATCTTCTGGGCCTTATCATCTTTCTGGTAGTAATATGCAACATGGCCATGGGGCTAATGTGAGTGCTACAACTGTGCCATTCCAATCTGACTGTCTTCATGCAG TGTCTGCTGCACAGAACCAAACAGCACAGCCAGGTAACTCGAGGAGACTGAGGCTATTTGGGGTGAACTTGGAGTGCCAGCTCGACGAGGCCGAGCCATCAACACCTGACGGTTCATCTCTGTCGAGCCTACAGGGTCCTGTTCACCAGCAATTCTACTCCCAACCTGCTTATTCTTCAAACACTACTCATAGTCAAATG GGCAGCACTTTCTCCCGAGATGTCAAGCAGATGAGAAATCGCCGAGGATAA